One Chlorobaculum limnaeum genomic window carries:
- a CDS encoding carbon-nitrogen hydrolase — MTNDQVRIALVQMSCVENPQENLQKAQERIREAAAGGANIVCLQELFTTLYFCQTEEYEPFGYAEPIPGPSTAALQELAAELGVVIVASLFEIRAKGVHHNTAAVIDADGSYLGKYRKMHIPDDPGFYEKFYFIPGDLGYKIFKTRFGTIGVLICWDQWYPEAARLTALRGADILFYPTAIGWATSENSDTVRSSQRQAWKTSHLGHAVANGVFVAAANRAGTEGELEFWGNSFVSDPFGQVIAEAAHNNEEILYADCDLSKIAFYRSHWPFMRDRRIDSYGDITRRWIDE, encoded by the coding sequence ATGACCAACGATCAGGTTCGCATAGCGCTCGTCCAGATGAGCTGCGTTGAAAACCCGCAGGAGAATCTCCAGAAAGCGCAGGAGCGCATCCGCGAGGCTGCGGCGGGCGGGGCGAACATTGTCTGCCTGCAAGAGCTGTTCACCACGCTCTACTTCTGCCAGACCGAGGAGTACGAGCCGTTCGGTTACGCCGAGCCGATTCCCGGCCCCTCGACCGCCGCGTTGCAGGAGTTGGCCGCCGAACTCGGCGTGGTGATCGTGGCGTCGCTCTTCGAGATTCGCGCCAAAGGCGTGCACCACAACACAGCGGCGGTGATCGACGCCGACGGCAGTTACCTCGGCAAGTACCGCAAGATGCACATCCCCGACGACCCCGGCTTCTACGAGAAGTTCTACTTCATACCCGGCGATCTCGGTTACAAGATTTTCAAGACGCGCTTCGGCACGATTGGCGTCCTCATTTGCTGGGATCAGTGGTATCCCGAAGCGGCGCGACTCACCGCGCTGCGCGGAGCCGACATTCTCTTCTATCCCACGGCCATCGGCTGGGCGACTTCGGAAAATTCCGACACGGTTCGTTCGAGCCAGCGGCAGGCGTGGAAAACCTCGCATCTTGGTCATGCCGTGGCCAACGGCGTCTTTGTCGCCGCCGCCAACCGTGCGGGCACAGAGGGCGAACTCGAGTTCTGGGGCAACAGCTTCGTCTCCGATCCTTTCGGCCAGGTGATTGCCGAGGCCGCGCACAACAACGAGGAGATTCTCTACGCCGACTGCGACCTCTCGAAGATCGCCTTCTACCGCTCGCACTGGCCTTTCATGCGCGACCGCCGGATCGATTCGTATGGCGACATCACGCGGCGCTGGATCGACGAGTAA
- a CDS encoding 1,4-dihydroxy-2-naphthoate polyprenyltransferase, producing MSVSTSSRPSAFQAWMLAIRPKTLPAGAMPVVVGSALAFANGVFKPLPALVALICALGIQIATNFINEIYDFRKGADTSERLGPTRTVAAGIITERTMTRVSITLGVSVFVLGMYLVAIGGWPILLIGVLSLLFAWAYTGGPFPIAYSGLGDVFVFIFFGLVAVGGTYYVQALTLTLPVLVAAAAPGAFSVCILLVNNIRDIDTDRKVGKMTLPARIGAPAARALYVALTVLAYLVPFYMFSAGYSPWCLLSLLSIPLAIGMVRTLYASEGRALNAVLAGTGKVLTVHGVLFSAGLVIPHILSIIRP from the coding sequence ATGTCCGTTTCCACTTCGTCCCGACCATCGGCGTTCCAGGCGTGGATGCTTGCCATCCGCCCGAAAACCCTACCGGCAGGCGCGATGCCGGTCGTGGTCGGCTCGGCGCTCGCCTTCGCCAACGGCGTCTTTAAGCCGCTGCCGGCGCTTGTGGCGCTGATTTGCGCGCTTGGCATCCAGATCGCGACCAACTTCATCAACGAGATTTATGACTTCCGCAAAGGGGCCGACACCAGCGAGCGGCTCGGGCCGACGCGCACCGTGGCCGCTGGCATCATCACCGAGCGGACGATGACGCGCGTCTCCATCACGCTTGGCGTCTCGGTCTTCGTGCTCGGCATGTACCTCGTCGCGATCGGCGGTTGGCCGATCCTGCTGATCGGCGTGCTCTCGCTGCTCTTCGCCTGGGCCTACACCGGCGGGCCTTTTCCCATCGCCTACTCCGGGCTTGGCGACGTCTTCGTCTTCATCTTTTTCGGCCTCGTGGCGGTCGGTGGCACCTACTACGTGCAGGCGCTGACGCTGACGCTGCCGGTGCTCGTGGCCGCTGCCGCGCCCGGCGCGTTTTCGGTCTGCATCCTTCTGGTGAACAATATCCGCGACATCGACACCGACCGCAAAGTTGGCAAGATGACGCTGCCGGCCCGCATCGGCGCTCCGGCAGCCCGCGCTTTGTACGTCGCGCTGACCGTGCTCGCCTATCTCGTGCCGTTTTATATGTTTAGTGCCGGTTATTCGCCCTGGTGCCTTCTGAGTCTGCTGAGCATTCCGCTCGCCATCGGCATGGTGCGCACGCTGTACGCCTCCGAAGGGCGGGCGCTGAACGCGGTGCTCGCTGGCACCGGCAAGGTGCTGACTGTTCACGGCGTCCTCTTTTCCGCCGGGCTTGTCATTCCACACATTCTTTCGATTATCCGTCCATGA
- a CDS encoding NAD(P)/FAD-dependent oxidoreductase: MFDIHNPTTDHHDMRDLTIIGGGPTGIFAAFQCGMNNISCRIVESMAQLGGQLAALYPEKHIYDVAGFPEVPAIDLVESLWKQAERYNPDVVLGETVTKYTKLDDGTFETRTDAGNVYRSKALLIAAGLGAFEPRKLPQLGNIDHLVGSSVFYAVRSVSDFKDKHVVIVGGGDSALDWTVGLMKTAASVTLVHRGHEFQGHGKTAHEVEMAREAGTIAVHLETEVRRIEESSGELCRLYLRSSSGEESCLDADRLLILIGFKSNLGPLAGWDLELCDNALVVDTHMKTSVDGLYAAGDIAHYPGKLKIIQTGLSEATMAVRHSLSYIKPGEKIRNVFSSVKMAKEKKAAEANNAAEGASKASENKAE, translated from the coding sequence ATGTTCGACATACACAACCCAACGACCGACCACCACGATATGAGGGATCTGACCATCATCGGCGGCGGTCCAACAGGCATCTTCGCGGCGTTCCAGTGCGGCATGAACAATATCAGTTGCCGTATCGTCGAGAGCATGGCGCAGCTTGGCGGACAGCTCGCGGCGCTCTATCCGGAGAAGCATATCTACGACGTGGCGGGCTTTCCCGAAGTTCCGGCCATCGACCTGGTCGAGAGCCTCTGGAAGCAGGCGGAGCGCTACAATCCCGACGTGGTGCTCGGCGAGACGGTCACGAAATACACCAAGCTCGACGACGGCACCTTCGAGACTCGCACCGACGCGGGCAACGTCTACCGTTCGAAGGCGCTGCTCATCGCGGCGGGCCTTGGCGCGTTCGAGCCGCGCAAGCTGCCGCAGCTCGGCAACATCGACCACCTCGTTGGCAGCTCGGTGTTCTACGCCGTCCGCTCAGTCAGCGATTTCAAGGACAAGCATGTGGTGATCGTGGGCGGCGGCGATTCGGCGCTCGACTGGACGGTCGGTCTGATGAAAACCGCCGCGTCGGTGACGCTGGTGCATCGCGGCCACGAGTTCCAGGGGCACGGCAAGACGGCACACGAGGTGGAGATGGCCCGCGAGGCCGGGACGATTGCCGTGCATCTCGAAACCGAGGTGCGGCGCATCGAAGAGTCGAGCGGCGAGCTGTGCCGCCTGTATCTGCGCTCCAGCTCCGGCGAGGAGAGCTGCCTCGATGCCGACCGGCTGCTGATCCTGATCGGCTTCAAGTCGAACCTCGGCCCGCTGGCCGGGTGGGACCTCGAACTCTGCGACAACGCGCTGGTGGTCGATACCCACATGAAAACCTCCGTGGACGGTCTCTACGCGGCGGGCGACATCGCCCACTATCCCGGCAAGCTCAAGATCATCCAGACCGGCCTGAGCGAGGCGACGATGGCCGTGCGCCACAGCCTCTCCTACATCAAGCCGGGCGAGAAGATTCGCAACGTCTTCAGCAGCGTCAAGATGGCCAAGGAAAAGAAGGCCGCCGAAGCGAACAATGCGGCGGAGGGAGCGAGCAAAGCGTCAGAGAACAAGGCAGAGTAA
- the hisF gene encoding imidazole glycerol phosphate synthase subunit HisF: MLAKRIIPCLDVRDGRVVKGINFEGLRDAGSILEQARFYNGEMADELVFLDISASLESRRTTLEEVLKVSGEVFIPLTVGGGISSVERARDAFLHGADKVSVNTAAVSEPELISRIAERFGSQAVVVAIDVKKVDGRYIVHTHSGKKPTEYEAVEWAHKVQELGAGEILLTSMDRDGTKEGYDNEILKMISTTVHIPVIASGGAGNLEHLYRGFTDGHADAALAASIFHFRQHSIREAKEYLRERGIPVRL; the protein is encoded by the coding sequence ATGTTAGCCAAACGTATCATACCCTGCCTTGACGTCCGCGACGGACGGGTGGTCAAAGGCATCAATTTCGAAGGTCTCAGGGATGCCGGTTCGATTCTCGAACAGGCCCGCTTCTACAACGGCGAAATGGCAGACGAGCTGGTCTTTCTCGACATCTCTGCGTCACTCGAATCGAGAAGGACAACTCTCGAAGAGGTGCTGAAAGTTTCGGGCGAGGTGTTCATTCCGCTCACGGTCGGCGGCGGTATCAGCTCGGTCGAACGGGCGCGCGACGCCTTCCTGCACGGCGCGGACAAGGTGTCGGTCAACACGGCGGCGGTCAGCGAGCCGGAGCTGATCTCGCGCATCGCCGAACGGTTCGGCTCGCAGGCGGTCGTGGTGGCGATCGACGTAAAGAAAGTGGACGGACGCTACATCGTGCACACCCACTCGGGCAAAAAGCCGACTGAATACGAAGCGGTCGAGTGGGCGCACAAGGTGCAGGAGCTTGGCGCGGGCGAAATTCTCCTGACCAGCATGGATCGCGACGGTACCAAGGAGGGGTACGACAACGAAATCCTCAAGATGATCTCGACCACCGTGCACATTCCGGTCATCGCCTCGGGCGGCGCGGGCAACCTCGAACATCTCTACCGGGGCTTCACCGACGGACACGCCGACGCCGCGCTGGCCGCCTCGATCTTCCACTTCCGCCAGCACTCTATCCGCGAAGCCAAGGAGTACCTGCGCGAACGGGGCATTCCGGTCAGGCTGTGA
- a CDS encoding VanZ family protein: MDFGDKVLHAAAFFTLTMLTELSFPSLKLLLWKVMFLLAFGLFIEWIQSLLPWRSAAASDFLADVIGIAAFLVPILLTRLVIRLYKGRV; the protein is encoded by the coding sequence ATGGATTTTGGAGACAAGGTACTTCATGCGGCGGCTTTTTTTACGCTGACCATGCTGACGGAGCTGTCGTTTCCATCACTGAAGCTCCTGCTGTGGAAAGTGATGTTCCTGCTGGCTTTTGGACTGTTCATCGAGTGGATTCAGTCTCTCCTTCCGTGGCGGAGCGCCGCGGCGTCGGATTTTCTTGCCGATGTTATCGGCATCGCGGCATTTCTGGTACCGATACTCCTGACGCGCCTCGTTATCCGGCTTTACAAAGGGAGAGTCTGA
- a CDS encoding DUF4136 domain-containing protein, with the protein MQTRIWIFPLIALLTLAGCSNYRVVSDYDSSIPFERYKTYRWSSAGSVGISDDILARNPFIYKHIKSAVDRELAAKGFVLKASGPTDFTVSPHARIRERVVVEPPVGFAYSSGYYHRWGRRGYTTIWYDPYLYPAVSYYEEGTLIIDIIDSRTDDIAWSGVARGILKNYDTSVQMHRDIDEVVTKIMAQFPPVVR; encoded by the coding sequence ATGCAAACGCGAATCTGGATTTTCCCGCTGATCGCCCTGCTGACGCTTGCGGGGTGCTCCAACTACCGGGTCGTCAGCGACTACGACAGCTCCATTCCCTTCGAGCGCTACAAAACCTACCGTTGGTCGAGCGCGGGCAGCGTCGGAATCAGCGACGACATTCTCGCCCGTAACCCCTTTATCTACAAGCACATCAAATCGGCGGTGGATCGCGAACTCGCCGCAAAAGGCTTCGTGCTGAAAGCCTCAGGCCCGACCGATTTCACCGTGTCACCCCATGCGAGAATCCGGGAGCGAGTGGTTGTCGAGCCGCCGGTAGGCTTCGCGTACAGCAGCGGCTACTACCACCGCTGGGGACGACGCGGCTACACGACCATCTGGTACGACCCGTATCTGTATCCAGCGGTCAGCTACTACGAAGAGGGCACGCTCATCATCGACATCATCGACAGCAGAACCGACGACATCGCCTGGAGCGGCGTGGCGCGAGGCATTCTGAAAAACTACGACACCTCCGTGCAGATGCACCGCGACATCGACGAAGTGGTGACGAAGATCATGGCCCAGTTCCCGCCGGTGGTGAGGTAA